ACAAGCCAAtggagggtgatggagggggacGTCAGAGCTCAGTTTAAATCAGCGCTTGTCCAGACGGCTCGCATTGCACCTCTAATGAGACAAAAAGCGAGGGATCCAGGAGTGGCCGGATATTGTGGCAGAAAGGGGGCTGCCGAGAGGGTGACTGATGGCGGTTTAATCAGCAGTGAGGAGGGTTAAGTAGCGGCACACCCCCCCGACGCCCCCTCACAGGCTCTCACAGCCCATTAAGACGGAGGATATGGATGGGGGGACAATGGTCCCGCGGGGGGGCATCGTTGGCGGCTGATCCCGCACTCATCCTGAGTTTAATGAGCTCGCCGCGTCGTCCTCCAGCCACAGTTTAACCGCGGAGCTGTGCGCCACCTGCACCTGCTCCccattttttgtttggttttgggCTTTTTTTGGGGAGGAAAATCTGTTAAAAAGAACACCGAGAACCGAACTCAATCTGGCTTCAGAGAAGGAACCAATAAGGCGGGTATAACGCCGGACCCTACACTGGGAAATCCCACAAATGCATGACGGCTTGAGCGGCCCATGAGGCCGGCTGAAAACGGGGCGCAAAAAGGCCGCAGGAGCCCCGACTAACCTGAGCCTGGAAAGGCCGGCGTGGCGGCCGCGTAAAAATAACAGACGCTCATAAATCAAGGCGGCGGGAGAGGTTCCGCGATGAGAGGTAATCGATACGAGGGCCTGGCTTCGCCACCGAGCAAAATGGCACTCCATTTATAACGCAGGACTTTGAGAGGAAACATCACTCACGTCGGAGCACATGGGGCTTTAAAACCCGAAAACCTCTCgaaatgtcttaaaaaaaaaacctggtcgTGGGTCACAATTTACACCAGACTTCCACCAGCCTGTTTTCATAATCATCATATACTGTAGATGGATGGTTTAAAATCCCACTTTTACAAACAGTCACATGTAGCTGAGGAAATTCCAGGCCCCTCAACTGGAGTTCATGGTCATgataaatctaataaaaaagaTTATTCTAAATATAAAGATTATAATGACAAttgtgtgggaaaaaaaaaaaaaaaggtccacaTTCACTGGCGACATATTCATCAAGGTGTTGAACAAAGGAGCTCCGTATTTTCCGCCGCCAGCAATgccattaaatattaacatgtaATTATAACAAGGtgagaaattaaatatttacagcTTTTAATCATTCATCCATTAGGGAGCTGTTTTGCATGGTGAAAATCCTCTGATTAGAGCAACGCAAAAGGTCACGTTTGATTATTACCTCCTAATTTTAGAGCCTCCAGATCTGGAGTGTCAAGGCGGAGGACGGAGGCGCCGTGATGAGGAACACTTCACCCGCACGGAATTGGCTAAATGGGGCCTGGTGGAGATCGCCCCGGAATACTGATCCGAGATTTGATGGTcttattaaaatcattttgtaCGTTAAGGGTTTATCATGTCGAGTTGGGAACACAAAGAGGACCACAAAGAGTTGGAATAATTCCTAAAATTATAATTCTGAGAGTTCAAATTTGTACAGTAAAACTCTTACAACAAACACATGAAGatatattatgaataatatataCAGTGTACAACTTATtccatacataaaaaaacaccctGAAGTCCTGTGAAAATGGCAGGAACCCTGGCGGTCTCGGCCCAGCCGCCGGTGAGTTGCAGTAATTGGACAGTAGCTGCCGCGGCCATCCGTGGCCATTAGGCCCTCACACCTCCGCGGCGTTTGTGGATCGGCGAGGTTTAATGGTCAGAccctgcgggggggggggggggggggatggcCAGGGACGTCGGCGCCAGGACCGGTGGGTGAGGGCGTCGCGGAGAGTCTTCATGTTATTACCGCATTTTTACATTAACCcttacacacactttcacttccGCTGCCTGACACCATGTTAATACCTACGTAGCAAAGTGTTATAAATGTGTTGCAATATTTCCTCCTTCTGCGTCCTGGTGCGGTCACATTCTCGGAAAAAATTCACCGTTCCTATCGCTGTGAGAAGACGCCGAACGTCACCAGGGTTCCCGCACTGATCCTTTTCCTGCCGTGTTGAAGACAGCGACCCAGGACCCTCACCCCCCAACACCAGCCCACCACAAAACCGCTAACCAGGCGGCAGCCGCCAGTTGGGCGCTCGTTTAACGTTAAAGAGCAGATCGATTGTGGTTCCTCTACACGTTCTCCATTACAGCACCTGCACCCGCGTCACCGATGCGCCGCCACGGACCCGATTCTAAAGAATATAAAGAACGCTGAACATAAACGGTTCAGAAGGTCTGTTTACCAGGGAACCGCAAACTGCAGTCTGGAAGTGACACcagtttattgtgtgtgtgtgtgtgtgtgtgtgtgtgtgtgtgttggacagtGAGGGGCCGGAGATGCCCAGTCAACCCGACATCTTTTACAGCTGGTTTTACTGGGGTCTCTTACAGGCCTGTCCCCTTCTGTCTctttgccatggcaaccagggTCTCATTTCAGAAGTGTCATGCTGCATTATCATCTCACCGGCttacccccaaacacacacacacacacacacactttcacccaACAACACTTTACctacacacagaaagagaaggaacatgaaaaaatgatttttttaaaaatatacatataaacaatGATCTCATATGTTCTAACAAATATCAAACAATTCCGTCTCGTAAAACACTTAACGAGGATAAGAAATCCTCCCCACACACGTTCAGGGCTCCGTTTGTTGAGAGTTGAGTGTGTGACGGATGCAGGTTAATGACAGAATAGAACATCAGAACGAGTGAAAATTAGAACCTCTGCAGCAACACGGTTCAGACGGTGTGGGTTGACAAGAGGCCAAACAGTGGCGTGAACAAAgcacatggcagcccgcctgCACAGGGCACAACGGACTGAATACCAGCCGGAACCCCGATCAGTAATGAGAACATCAGAAAGTGCTCAGTATTATCTGTTGGTTGAATCGCATTCTGGGGTTTCTACTAAACCATAAACTCTGTCCAGTGCACCTTACCCAGATTGCCACGAAACCCActaaagcgaagtgattgtcattgtgatacacagcagcacagcacacggtgcacacagtgaaatgtgtcctctacatttaaccatcacccttggtgagcagtgggcaccatgacaggcgcccggggagcagtgctggggagtcgaaccggcaaccttctgattacggggtcacttctttaaccactaagccaccactgccactaatactataataaactataataaaCAAGCCAAATACCACTTTTGGGTATTGAATCTGctggattttatatatatatagtttcaTCTGAATcatgttgtttatttatttgcctacTTGATGAGAAATGAATGGACGCGCGGGTCTGAAACTGAGTCTACGTCTCTGTCCACCTTTAATCGccttcattttaataatgatcAACTTCACAAATGATCCCTAAAGGAGCCGCAGTCCTTCACTGACACTTAATCCGATCCAGCCCCCCTAATTCAGCCCCGGCAATTACCTCCCGCCCTCGCCACGCGCTCCTGACACGGCCGCTCCGTCACGCCGGCCACGAACTCTGACGAGTAAATTAGCTAATAACTCCGCAGGCGCAAGGAGCTAAAGCCCCGTCACGGGAAACTCCTGATCCTGACGGGCCCTGGGGACAGCGGTGTTCTGTCCCGTAGGAAATCGTAATGAAATCACCGCAGGCCAGAATGTCTTGTAAttgctgtgaaacactgcagcacaacacatggtgacacaacgaaacgtgtcctctgtatttaagtcacccttggtgagcagtgtaagtaaagtgaagtgattgtcacatgtgatacaaagcagcacagcacacggtgcacacagtgaaatttgtcctctgcatttaacccatcaccctgagtgagcattgggcagccatgacaggcgcccagggagcagtgtgtggggacagtgctttgctcagtggcaccttggtggatcgggattcgaaccggcaaccttctgattatggggccgcttccttaaccgccaggccaccactgccccagtgggcagccatgacaggcgcccagggagcagtgtgtggggacggtgccttgatggTTGTGGATTTGAAGCCACAGCCTGTTGGTTTAGAGTTCGCTTCTCCGTAATAAAATGCTGCCATTCCGAGCAGAAGACCCTGGGCTGCCAGGTCTGCCAGCCTCTGGCACATTAAACTGATTAATTGATCCCTCCAGGGAGGGAGGGTCGCCTGTCAATCTCAACCCAACACACGGGCGGAAGATGGAAGCAGTCTGTGGCTCGGCCTTCGCTGCTGATAAAGCAGGAGAAGCAGAAGAGACAGTTGCTAACTTCCTCCATTTCTGTGAATAGGACGTAACCTCTGGAGCTGACGGACCCTGAACAAGCCAGATGGCCATTTACCAGGCCCCAGACCGAGGAAGTGCACGTCTTTATCAAAAACATTTCTTTCTCATTTCAGTTCGCCTCCGTGGGCTCCGACAAGGAGAGAAAGAAACCCACGAATCAGAGAGGGACGTCCTCCCAGAGTAAAGTGGAGGTGCAGGTATTAAAAAACGTCCAGCAATATGTCAGAGTAAGGTTGGAATTGAGAAGTCTCTTTCTTTTATATTGAAAGTGTACATACGAGCTCTTTTTTATTACTAATATTTTCTTTACAGGAAGGCGTCTGTCctgcatttgaagatctttatttgaagagaagagtctagacgaaCGCTTTCCTTGAACGATGGTGGTACCAgcggagcagtgctggaggatcggagagatggaggtgcagagcgaggagcgGTGAGGCATCTGCGGTAGGACTACGCACGGTTCAGACCTGATGCAGGGGCAGCTGCAGGGAGCCCGTGGAGTGGTGAGGGTTGAAAACGCCGTGGATCAGCTGGTGAGGTCGAGTAGCACTTGGAGGAGAGAGGTGCAGTGGTCCAGCTTGGAGATGACCCGAGGTCCGTCTCGGTGGCAGCAGATCCGGCAGTGGCCAGGACAGCCTGATGCCTGCCGAACGCCAGTCTGTAATTACAAGTCGGGTCCGAGACGCCACTGACGGCCCCGGTGGGCTGAGGGGATTCGTGGTGGCCGTTTCAACTTTAATTGTCCATTTGTTCTCAGCCTGCGGCGTGTGACGAGAGGAAAAGCGGCAGGTGTtgagcgccacctgctggttaACACCCTACTAGAGCACCTTAACCAATCAGAAATGTTCCTATGTGCAACATGCATTGCACAGAAGAGTCTCTGTTTAGAATATACATTAAATCATTGGCTCATGAAAATGAGTAATCCAAATTCTCATATTATTAGGATATATCCTACGGTCACCTCAAAAAAAGGATTCGAAATACTGAACTGTCCAACTTCTGTAAAGCATCTTCATTTATAGTCAGTGCTATTCcaacattttctcatttttgagATACACTAATGTACAAGTTTTCATAAGGACCCCCTAATACAATGACGAGCAATGATGGTGAGACGCATGGTTCACATCATCCCTACTGTGGTTCCAGTCAGTGACGTTCCCCGAGGTCGAGAAGAAAGCAGCGAGTGCAACAGAATGCCTGCCgttcacagacaaaaacatgtcACCAGTGAGAAATCAGACCAAGTTATGAACAGAAAGTATTGCTGAACACTTCAAGATGAACATAAGATGGTACCTGTTGCAACCGAGACGTTCAGCGATTCCACGCCAGGATGGAGGTCTCGGCGGGGTGGGATGGTGAGGAGGACCTCACACAGGCCACGCAGTTCTCTGGACAAACCAGAACCTTCTCCGCCTGATCGAGAGAGTGGACCCCAGAACCCAGGCCAATCAGAGGAGCTTTCGCCTGATCCACTGCGTGGTAAAACGTGCCTGGAACTCACCCATCAACAACAACGTCGGCTTCGACATGCGGAAATCAGAACACTGCAGAACCGGGACGTCCGCGTTCCGCTCTTCGAAGCCCACAGTACCAACAACCTGCCAGCCTTGTTCTGCCTTCATCTAAAATAAGCAGAAGACCAGACTTCTTAGATgttaaattacacacacacacacataatcaagTATATAACGGTATTACAGATCATGTATCACATCAAGAGTCTCGTCAAAATGCATCGAAATAAGTAGAAATGCTGGTAATTGGTTTTTTGGAGACATGGTGTGTAATTCATTCTGACATCCCCTTTAAAAAGGGCAgaagcctgtaggcatgattgacagctttcacacCTCCTACTTCCTTGTTCTGGATGACTTAAGCCctctcctgtcaatacgtgacatGCCCAGATGTAGAGCAGCGCCCGTCttctccgttctctacactcctaatacaccttgtacacaaacgtgaccacgcccactacatttacatttacagcatttatcagacggccttatccagagcgacttacaatcaatagttacagggacagtcccccgtctggagacactcagggttaagtgtcttgctcagggacacaatggtagtaagtgggatttgaacctgggtcttctggttcacaggcgagcgtcttaaccactaggctactaccaccctcgtaggccactaccaacaccaacacgcaggttatcggCTCTTTAATTCAAGCCTTCTGAATGGTGAATTGGTGAATGTGACTTCAGTGAACGCTACATCTTATGCAGCAcctgggtggggaaaaaaatccaggtACCTTGATCATCTCTGCCAGGTTCATAAAGCCATAGACCCCCATGAGCTCCATCACGCCGGAGCTGGCCTTACTCACGACTGGTGTAAGAGGGCAGCTGGAGAGggaaaagatgaaataaaatgacaatatcGTTTACGACCTGTGCAAACAGTGAGAAATTGGTGGAGAGTGAAGACCTATTGCGAAGACTGCTGGCCACCCTGTCAACACCGAGGAAATACGCAGAGCGCAGAACCGCTCCGAGGTTCATGGGGTCCTGGATTCCATCTAGAACCAGCCACAGTGGGGAGCGCTTCTGAAGATCTCCCCCCTTGGGCTTTTCCGAGCCGCCATGCATGAGATACGCCAGAGGACTGGCCTGAAGGCAGAGCCCCTGATGCACCCGTCCGCTGGTCATCCTGTCCAGCTCCTTCCTGCTCACCCTCTGGACAGGAAGGCGGCGTTTGTGCGCTTCCTCACACACCCGGGCCACAGATTCCCCTCGTTGAGACTCAATCACGTCCTTCACGAAAAGCCGGAAGACCTTCCTTCTGCCCTGGGTGAGGGCAAGGAGGCATGGGGCCACGCCAAACACCAGGTCATGCTTCTCTTTCGTCCTCGTGAAGTGCAGGTCCTCCAAACTGAGATTCTGGAGTTCAGGAGGTATCCGTCCAGGTTTGGAGGGACCCACAGGGCCACTGCGTCCCAATGTCATGCCTCCAGCCTGCAGAAGGCGCCTTGTGCGGTGATGAAGAGCGTTGGGAGATCTGCCCAGCTTCACCAACACTGGTTTCAGGAGGCTGGAGGGCTTCCACAGCTGCATGTTCTCCTCCTCTAGGACAATTTATTCTAAATGCTCCTCGCATTCAGACCAGTAATTTACGTGCTTTACCGAAACGTGTTACTTTTACTGTAcatctatttaaaaataataataagtaacgACGAACAACACAGAccacgtgtgtgtatgttcttcTTTTCTGGTTACGGTTCTGCAAAATCGCGTTGGAAAGACCGCTGCTGCCATCCAGCGGCGTCCGGCGCAACTGCAGCTATGCGCAAACCGGAAGTGACGTTAAGTTGCTATGCAACCTAGACGACGCTCACTGGTAGGACACTGGAGAAGATTAACTTAACTTTACACATTTGTAAAGCGACATTGGTCGCATATTCAGACAATGTACTGTTTTAGATAACACGTTCTGTGCGAGGCGGTAAAACCATAGTGCTGAAGTCAGTCTTTACTTCATGAGCCTTGTTTTGCTGATTAGCGTAGCTTAGCTAACCGGGGATGGCTGACGGCTGGACCTCCGACACCGGAGAGGCGGTCTACCGTTCCCGCGACGCCGTCAAGAACCTCAAGATTAAGTAAGCACCTCGCTAGCCTGTCGCCAATCACGTACGCGCTGCGTGTTGGCTGTTGTTGGCGCGGTGTGTGCTTGTCTGGACAGTTATGCTACAGTGTCTATTCAACGTCATGTActcacgttgtaagtcgccctggataaaggcgtctgccgaatgccttaaatgtaaaaatgtcacaatgtTGTGGAGGGCAGCAAGGAGAGACATTCGGACGTGAAGGATTTAATGCGTTgacttctgtgtgtttgtgtgttattgcaTATCTGTATTTTCTCTATGTCTCTTTCTTGGCAATCCTACTGTTTTGCGTTCTGCAGCACTTTAGTCAGCTCATTTGTTGATTTAAAGTGCTTTGTAAATGAATATACAGTACCAAAAATCTagccacaccttctcattcagtgtgttttctttattttcatgaccatttacgttggtagattctcactgaaggcatcaaaactatgaatgaacacatgtggagttatggacttaacaaaaagtggacgttgtgttgtggtgtgtgtgtagagttcgGATCCAGCGCGTGACCTCAGCTGCAGCCATCTCGCAGCATCTTCAGCAGCAGGTTTTGTCCCACCAGGACCGGGGGGGCATTGAACTCAGCACCTTGGCCCCTACAGGTACTGAAATCTCTGCCTCACCAGTCCACGGTTTAACAGAACAGTCCACATCCCGCTGCGTGGTGGTCCAGTTATGTAATTCACGTCCTTTCAGGTGGGGACGATGAGGAGGAGCTGGTCCTGGGTTGGCAGGAGAAGCTCTTCAGTCAGGTGAGTTTTCGGCTTTTAGCTGCTCCCCTTAGGGATCGTCTCCATccagggttcctacggtcattaaaaacctggaaaagtcatggaatttgaaaagagagtTTTCCACACCTTGAAAAGAAATATGCTTAAAAAAACCTGAGGAGAGaaaaaggagtgatacagagagggacccccttccagggtagagtgagcctgcaggtggtgtcagtgcagggttggtgatggtttgtccaagaagagaaaaagtcctacagttgtagaggtggggAAGTCCAGAGTGTTGTATAGAGGATCtatccatgtttggaggtactggacagggcagagtaggtttaagtccagtgtcatggtgtacgtTACGtctccattatgatgttactggtccatttgaagatccctgaagctgtagttgttacggtggtgttggctgtggtgaccctctggttcgtttcatgttAAGTTGTCTGGTTAGCAGTTCATTGCCAGGGACCAGGATCCCTCTAGTGGTCCCTtcactggactctggaggtgtctgggcgcttgattccgtgagagaacaaacagaagcagcggcagacggtgccATTGTAcgactggtacagaaatatgtggttatagcggtgtattggtgctacagtggcccggtaccctaactaggacagcctaactagggtgaatttaacactgtctgtgcttaacagggtgactgtgtgataaagtggacttaatatttgacactgtgtctgtgactttttgacactgtgtctgggacttttcagtttagatttaaacactacGTCCGTTTAATGATCCGCACGTGTGTCTTGTGCAGTACGAGGTCGACCTGTTTCAGACGGAGGCGGCGTGCCAGACCCCGCTGGACCGGCAGTATCACGCAGAAATCGCGGCCCTGCTGCGAGGAAAGGGCCGCCGCAACGGCCGCATTTTCACATACACCGACTCGGACCGCT
The window above is part of the Denticeps clupeoides chromosome 6, fDenClu1.1, whole genome shotgun sequence genome. Proteins encoded here:
- the mrm1 gene encoding rRNA methyltransferase 1, mitochondrial gives rise to the protein MQLWKPSSLLKPVLVKLGRSPNALHHRTRRLLQAGGMTLGRSGPVGPSKPGRIPPELQNLSLEDLHFTRTKEKHDLVFGVAPCLLALTQGRRKVFRLFVKDVIESQRGESVARVCEEAHKRRLPVQRVSRKELDRMTSGRVHQGLCLQASPLAYLMHGGSEKPKGGDLQKRSPLWLVLDGIQDPMNLGAVLRSAYFLGVDRVASSLRNSCPLTPVVSKASSGVMELMGVYGFMNLAEMIKMKAEQGWQVVGTVGFEERNADVPVLQCSDFRMSKPTLLLMGGEGSGLSRELRGLCEVLLTIPPRRDLHPGVESLNVSVATGILLHSLLSSRPRGTSLTGTTVGMM